The following proteins come from a genomic window of Thalassoglobus sp. JC818:
- a CDS encoding metallophosphoesterase family protein: MESTDVRPARFAIGDIHGCYDVLKSLVKAVSIPDDERIVLLGDYVDRGPDSKKVLDWVIDRTQRGCCIPLRGNHDAMMHAALTGRLSQKHWELSGGKEAISSYLKGGGSSAKSKKLTQIVPREHQEFLESGLFPYWETEKHIFVHGGLIENVPVDQQDDFVLYWERFDRLLPHCSGKTIVCGHTAQKSGVPNDRGFAVCIDTKVFPEGWLTCLNVETGQYWQANRKGRIRTDYLPSVQNKETVNDGTADRRP, encoded by the coding sequence ATGGAGAGTACTGACGTGCGTCCTGCTCGATTCGCGATCGGTGACATTCATGGATGTTACGACGTCCTGAAGTCGCTCGTGAAAGCGGTTTCGATTCCCGATGACGAGCGCATCGTGCTCCTCGGCGATTATGTCGATCGCGGACCCGATTCAAAGAAGGTTTTGGATTGGGTGATCGATCGAACCCAGCGCGGATGCTGTATTCCACTTCGAGGAAATCACGATGCGATGATGCATGCAGCGCTCACTGGAAGATTGTCGCAAAAGCACTGGGAGTTATCTGGCGGTAAGGAAGCGATTTCGTCTTACCTCAAAGGTGGAGGCTCTTCGGCCAAGTCGAAGAAGCTGACTCAGATCGTTCCCCGAGAGCATCAGGAATTCCTCGAGTCCGGCCTGTTTCCGTATTGGGAGACTGAGAAGCATATCTTTGTGCATGGTGGGCTGATTGAAAATGTTCCAGTTGATCAACAGGATGATTTCGTCCTGTATTGGGAACGCTTCGACAGGTTGTTGCCTCACTGTTCAGGAAAAACCATTGTCTGTGGCCACACTGCCCAGAAGTCTGGCGTTCCGAACGATCGCGGATTTGCTGTGTGCATTGACACCAAAGTCTTCCCGGAAGGCTGGCTCACTTGCTTGAACGTCGAGACCGGCCAATACTGGCAAGCGAACCGAAAAGGCAGAATTCGCACAGACTATCTGCCTTCCGTGCAGAATAAGGAGACCGTGAATGATGGAACGGCAGATCGTCGTCCATGA